One Roseimaritima multifibrata DNA window includes the following coding sequences:
- a CDS encoding DUF2029 domain-containing protein, with the protein MSEFLLHYKRPDPATWVYLSSFLTIGLFFVFHRFWSIRNLDILLLIMLAPGLLMVYGGRRDAFHASELVAAVEGLEAGREEAAMLPPGETPLREVDDLVIASESQEMSVELPGTESPMVAPRGTMLENAERVRALSDQLELFGEHEAGNRLQLRGFIWLLGIEMLILLRLLLDSAMVRRPLLAPNLTTGGLFFIGGSLLVFLMANVVTSTARQQRELGPEMSPAGYPLIQALPALPIRADAYERLDAPITSELLASSEPPSISSSVLARVLVILAHIAVLVGIVLIGYRHFGNLRAGAGCALLYLLLPYTAQMTGRVDHVLPAAMLVWAVLFYRRPLVAGIFLGLAAGLVYYPLFLLPLWIGFYWQRGRKRFIGGVAITIGSLMLCLTLGGWSDLGDRVQQMFGLWLPRSENLLGVWGLGWFPIWRLPVLVAFLLLSGFYAVWPAQKNLGTLISCSAALMVASQFWHGYGGGMYIAWFLPLLLLTIFRPNLEDRVALKVIGGASVSSNRRISDSQIEAA; encoded by the coding sequence ATGAGCGAATTCCTTCTGCACTACAAACGGCCGGACCCAGCCACATGGGTCTACCTCTCGTCATTTCTGACGATTGGGCTGTTTTTCGTTTTCCATCGCTTCTGGAGCATCCGTAATCTCGACATCTTGTTGCTGATCATGTTGGCACCAGGGTTGTTGATGGTTTATGGCGGACGCCGAGACGCCTTCCATGCCAGTGAACTGGTCGCCGCTGTGGAAGGATTGGAAGCCGGGCGTGAAGAGGCGGCGATGCTGCCGCCGGGGGAAACCCCGTTGAGGGAAGTGGATGATTTGGTCATCGCTTCCGAGTCCCAGGAGATGTCGGTTGAGCTGCCAGGGACCGAATCGCCAATGGTCGCCCCTCGCGGGACGATGCTTGAAAACGCAGAACGCGTGAGAGCCTTAAGCGATCAATTGGAATTGTTCGGTGAGCATGAAGCAGGAAACCGGCTGCAGCTGCGCGGATTTATTTGGCTGCTGGGAATCGAGATGCTGATCCTGCTGCGGTTGCTGCTTGATTCTGCAATGGTCCGGCGCCCTCTGCTGGCCCCTAATCTGACGACCGGCGGGTTGTTTTTTATCGGTGGATCGCTGCTGGTGTTTTTGATGGCCAACGTGGTCACAAGTACTGCTAGGCAGCAGCGGGAATTAGGCCCAGAGATGAGTCCCGCTGGTTATCCGCTGATCCAGGCGCTGCCAGCGCTTCCAATCCGAGCGGACGCTTATGAACGTTTGGACGCGCCGATCACTTCTGAGTTACTGGCGTCCAGCGAACCGCCCTCGATCTCTTCATCCGTGTTGGCTCGGGTGCTGGTGATCTTGGCCCATATTGCGGTTTTGGTAGGGATTGTGTTGATCGGCTATCGCCACTTCGGAAACCTACGTGCTGGAGCGGGGTGTGCGCTTTTGTATTTGCTGTTGCCTTATACCGCTCAGATGACCGGGAGGGTGGACCATGTCCTGCCGGCGGCAATGTTGGTTTGGGCGGTCTTGTTCTATCGGCGACCGCTTGTTGCTGGGATCTTTCTGGGGCTGGCTGCTGGCTTGGTTTATTACCCGCTGTTTCTCTTGCCGTTGTGGATCGGTTTCTATTGGCAACGTGGACGAAAGCGGTTCATTGGGGGCGTGGCGATAACGATCGGTTCGCTGATGTTATGTCTGACGCTGGGCGGATGGTCGGACCTTGGTGACCGAGTTCAACAGATGTTTGGGTTGTGGTTACCACGTAGTGAAAATCTGCTGGGCGTTTGGGGGCTGGGGTGGTTCCCGATCTGGCGACTACCGGTTCTGGTTGCGTTCTTGTTGCTGTCCGGTTTTTATGCCGTTTGGCCGGCTCAGAAGAATCTGGGGACGCTGATTAGTTGCTCGGCAGCGTTGATGGTGGCGTCCCAGTTTTGGCATGGTTATGGAGGAGGGATGTATATCGCTTGGTTCCTTCCCTTGTTGTTGCTGA
- the lipA gene encoding lipoyl synthase, giving the protein MAFRLPVVAEPEMPAGTTTSASGRLPRWLKRPVPKGNLNHKTSGLLEELRLETVCENAKCPNRMECYSQQTATFMILGNVCTRPCGFCAVHRGRPPQLPEADEPERVAEAAYRLGLKHVVITSVTRDDLPDGGAEHFYQCILAVRERTGASVEVLTPDFVQCKPSLDRVIEAVPEVFNHNMETVPRLYRRVRGPKSDYAWTLRMLQHVRELNPVVKTKSGLMLGLGEERGELLDALADLRENNVDFLTLGQYLQPGEKYLPVVRYVPPEEFEELGDIAKQMGFKKVASGPFVRSSYHARDMAETE; this is encoded by the coding sequence ATGGCTTTTCGTTTGCCAGTGGTAGCCGAACCTGAAATGCCCGCCGGGACAACGACTTCCGCTTCCGGGCGGTTGCCGCGTTGGTTGAAACGCCCTGTTCCCAAAGGAAACCTGAATCATAAAACGTCAGGTTTGCTGGAGGAATTGCGTTTGGAGACGGTGTGCGAGAACGCAAAATGCCCCAATCGGATGGAGTGTTACAGTCAGCAGACCGCCACTTTCATGATTCTAGGCAACGTTTGCACGCGGCCATGTGGTTTTTGTGCCGTGCATCGTGGACGTCCTCCGCAGTTGCCTGAAGCGGACGAACCGGAACGGGTTGCCGAGGCCGCCTATCGACTGGGGCTGAAGCACGTCGTGATCACAAGTGTGACACGCGATGATTTGCCCGATGGGGGGGCTGAGCATTTTTACCAGTGCATTCTGGCGGTTCGTGAACGGACCGGAGCAAGCGTGGAAGTTTTGACTCCCGATTTCGTGCAGTGCAAACCCTCACTGGACCGCGTGATCGAAGCGGTTCCTGAAGTATTTAATCACAATATGGAAACCGTCCCCCGTCTATACCGTCGGGTTCGTGGCCCCAAGAGTGATTACGCCTGGACGCTGCGGATGTTGCAGCACGTTCGAGAATTGAATCCTGTTGTCAAAACCAAAAGCGGATTGATGCTGGGATTGGGAGAAGAACGAGGCGAATTGTTAGACGCTCTGGCTGATTTGCGAGAGAACAATGTCGATTTCCTGACGCTCGGACAATATTTGCAGCCCGGCGAGAAATATTTGCCAGTGGTTCGCTATGTTCCACCCGAAGAATTTGAAGAACTAGGCGATATCGCCAAGCAAATGGGCTTCAAAAAGGTTGCGAGTGGGCCTTTTGTACGAAGCAGTTACCATGCTCGTGACATGGCGGAGACCGAGTAG